Proteins encoded together in one Gadus chalcogrammus isolate NIFS_2021 chromosome 18, NIFS_Gcha_1.0, whole genome shotgun sequence window:
- the LOC130371792 gene encoding endothelial PAS domain-containing protein 1-like, which translates to MKADREKRRAISRDAARSRRKKEADVFTDLSHLLPLSPDLVAHLDKPSVLRLTISYMHTSTLLTDYTAGSCTSWRDPGSYRCAWSVGEEEEEGLKKSREAKLRSWGLTEGEAELYLGVSEGFLLVVSTKGDMVFLSDNVSKHLGLTQVDLIGHSLYDFSHPCDHKEIGNNLRTTGVWVWDCCWAVERDFVMRMKSTLTHRGRTTNIKSASWKVLHCEGRMKACMSSSFPYFSSTPSSTSYLLLSCKPLLLCHRLVITHTFTSQHRLDLRFTRCDSRVKALLGYSPEELQGRSLYQLCHMLDTSRLNRSHRNLLSMSQSVSGQYRMLVRGGGYVWVESHSALLRPA; encoded by the exons atgaAAGCTGACAGAGAAAAGAGAAG GGCGATCAGCCGCGATGCAGCGCGGAGTAGACGGAAGAAAGAGGCTGACGTGTTCACAGACCTATCGCACCTCCTGCCGCTGTCGCCCGACTTGGTGGCTCACCTGGACAAGCCCTCGGTCCTGCGTCTGACCATCAGCTACATGCACACCAGCACGTTGCTCACAG ACTATACTGCCGGTAGCTGTACGTCTTGGAGGGACCCGGGGAGTTACCGATGCGCGTGGtctgtgggggaggaggaggaggagggtctgAAGAAGAGCAGAGAGGCCAAGCTGAGGAGCTGGGGGCTGACCGAGGGGGAGGCTGAGCTTTACCTGGGGGTCTCCGAGGGCTTTCTGCTGGTGGTCTCCACCAAGGGAGACATGGTGTTTCTGTCTGATAATGTCTCCAAGCACCTCGGCCTGACTCAG GTGGATCTGATTGGACACAGCTTGTATGACTTTTCCCATCCTTGTGACCACAAAGAAATTGGAAATAACCTCCGCACaacaggtgtgtgggtgt GGGACTGCTGTTGGGCTGTCGAGAGAGACTTTGTCATGAGGATGAAGAGCACTTTGACACACAGGGGGAGGACCACCAACATCAAGTCTGCATCTTGGAAG gTCCTTCACTGTGAGGGCCGCATGAAGGCGTGcatgtcctcctccttcccctacttctcctccaccccctcctccacctcctacctcctcctgaGCTGCAAACCCCTGCTGCTCTGCCACCGGCtggtcatcacacacaccttcaccagCCAGCACCGCCTGGACCTGCGCTTCACGCGCTGCGACAGCAG ggtgaaggCCCTGCTGGGCTACAGTCCTGAGGAGCTGCAGGGCCGCTCCCTCTACCAGCTGTGTCACATGCTGGACACGAGCCGCCTCAACAGGAGCCACCGCAACC TGCTGTCTATGAGCCAGTCGGTGAGCGGTCAGTACAGGATGCTGGTGCGGGGCGGGGGCTACGTGTGGGTGGAGAGCCACAGCGCCCTCCTCAGGCCCGCG